A genome region from Penaeus monodon isolate SGIC_2016 chromosome 14, NSTDA_Pmon_1, whole genome shotgun sequence includes the following:
- the LOC119580958 gene encoding cuticle protein AM1239-like, translating into MFSKLILCVAAAAVGAVRLGYGPSQGRAPGGGAAGFRPSGPQVPILRDDRQGPDEFGNYNFNFETGDGISRQEQGAPQPPAGAVASQGGWSFTFPDGTPARFTFAADGDGYRVESDLLPTPHPLPAHAIAQIEKARREDAAGGSANRFSSGSGSQFGGSQFGSSRPSAPRPGFQSGAPGRNYRYP; encoded by the exons ATGTTCTCG AAGCTGATCCTGTGTGTGGCAGCGGCGGCGGTGGGAGCGGTTCGTCTCGGCTACGGCCCCTCGCAGGGAAGAGCTCCGGGCGGAGGAGCCGCTGGGTTTAGACCGTCGGGTCCGCAAGTTCCCATCCTGAGAGACGACCGACAGGGACCCGACGAGTTCGGCAACTACAACTTCAACTTCGAGACTGGCGACGGCATCAGCCGCCAGGAGCAGGGCGCACCCCAGCCGCCTGCAGGCGCCGTCGCTTCGCAGGGTGGATGGTC TTTCACCTTCCCTGACGGAACTCCTGCCCGCTTCACCTTCGCCGCCGACGGCGACGGCTACCGCGTGGAGTCCGACCTGCTGcccacgccccaccccctccccgcccacgccaTCGCCCAGATCGAGAAGGCTCGGCGGGAAGATGCCGCGGGCGGTTCTGCCAACAGATTTTCTTCCGGATCCGGCTCGCAGTTTGGTGGTTCACAGTTCGGCAGCTCGCGCCCCTCTGCTCCACGCCCTGGCTTCCAATCTGGTGCTCCTGGAAGAAACTATAGATACCCTTGA